Proteins found in one Subtercola endophyticus genomic segment:
- a CDS encoding cytochrome c oxidase assembly protein, with product MPKVIRIVGPAALVAVAFVALIFGLQYGGGATALLLEDPGPLVRFGLPIATLFVNLSASLTIGALLLAVFVLRNDKPEFARALDVAAAGAALLTVSAAITGFLSFLNVTASSASLDSKFGQILGQFLSDVPLGQAWLETTLIAAAVTVLCFAVRNLTGLVFVGVLAVIALVPMAQQGHAAGTDGHDAAITALFLHLLFAAVWLGGLLTLALLSRQLDNARLVEAVSRYSTVALVCFIVVATSGYVSAELRIGSLDRLLTPYGILVLIKVAALIVLGLIGAMYRRLLIRRLNDGRGRAVFWRIVVAELVFMGVASGVAVALARTATPIPEVLPSSPTPAEIITGSPLPPELTFASYFTQWNFDLLWLLICGFGIFFYIAGVVRLHRRGDKWPIYRTVLWIAGMLLLFYVTNGFMNVYEKYLFSVHMMGHMVLAMMIPILLVSAGPITLAMRAIKKRNDGTRGAREWLLLAVHSRVGEFLANPIVAAVLFASSLIVFYYSPLFRWATTDHIGHEWMIVHFLIVGYLFAQALIGIDPVKRKLPYPFKLLLLLGTMAFHAFFGLTLMTGSGLLLADWYGSMGRAWGVSAIADQQAGGGIAWSIGEIPTVILAIVVAIQWSRNDTKETKRLDRNADRTHDAELNDYNAMLQRLDKTR from the coding sequence GTGCCAAAAGTCATTCGCATCGTGGGGCCCGCCGCCCTGGTGGCGGTGGCTTTCGTCGCGCTCATCTTCGGCCTGCAGTACGGCGGCGGCGCCACCGCGTTGCTGCTCGAAGACCCGGGCCCCCTGGTGCGCTTCGGGCTGCCGATCGCTACCCTGTTCGTCAACCTCAGCGCCTCCTTGACCATCGGGGCGCTTCTGCTCGCGGTGTTCGTGCTGCGAAACGACAAGCCCGAATTCGCTCGCGCCCTCGACGTGGCGGCAGCGGGGGCCGCGCTGCTCACCGTATCGGCCGCCATCACCGGTTTCTTGAGCTTCTTGAACGTGACCGCATCGTCGGCGAGTCTGGACTCGAAGTTCGGTCAGATTCTCGGTCAGTTTCTCAGTGACGTGCCGCTCGGCCAGGCCTGGCTCGAAACCACTCTCATCGCTGCGGCGGTCACCGTGCTGTGTTTCGCCGTGAGAAATCTCACAGGCCTCGTCTTCGTGGGCGTGCTCGCGGTCATCGCCCTGGTGCCCATGGCCCAGCAGGGGCACGCTGCGGGCACCGACGGCCATGACGCAGCGATCACCGCTTTGTTCTTGCATCTCTTGTTCGCTGCGGTCTGGCTCGGTGGACTGCTGACCCTCGCGCTTCTGTCGCGGCAGCTCGACAATGCGCGGCTGGTCGAAGCGGTTTCGCGGTACTCGACCGTTGCGCTGGTCTGCTTCATCGTCGTAGCGACCTCGGGGTACGTGAGCGCCGAGCTGCGAATCGGTTCGCTTGATCGGCTGCTCACGCCGTACGGAATCCTCGTTCTCATCAAGGTGGCGGCCCTTATTGTGCTGGGGCTCATCGGCGCGATGTACCGACGGCTGCTCATTCGGCGGCTGAACGACGGTCGTGGGCGTGCGGTGTTCTGGCGCATCGTCGTTGCCGAACTCGTGTTCATGGGCGTCGCATCGGGTGTCGCGGTGGCGTTGGCTCGCACGGCCACGCCCATTCCCGAAGTGCTGCCGAGCAGCCCGACGCCCGCAGAGATCATCACTGGGTCACCGCTGCCCCCCGAGCTGACTTTCGCGAGCTATTTCACGCAGTGGAACTTCGACCTGCTCTGGCTGCTCATCTGCGGTTTCGGAATCTTCTTCTACATCGCCGGAGTGGTTCGGCTGCACCGCCGCGGCGACAAATGGCCGATCTACCGCACCGTTCTGTGGATAGCCGGCATGCTGTTGTTGTTCTACGTCACCAACGGCTTCATGAACGTGTACGAGAAGTACCTGTTCAGCGTGCACATGATGGGCCACATGGTTCTCGCCATGATGATTCCCATCTTGCTCGTCTCTGCCGGGCCCATCACTCTCGCCATGCGTGCCATCAAGAAGCGTAACGACGGCACCCGCGGCGCTCGCGAATGGCTGCTGCTCGCCGTGCATTCGAGGGTCGGCGAGTTCTTAGCCAATCCCATCGTGGCCGCTGTGCTCTTTGCGAGCAGCCTCATCGTGTTCTACTACTCACCTCTCTTCCGGTGGGCCACAACCGACCACATCGGGCACGAGTGGATGATCGTGCACTTCTTGATCGTCGGCTACCTCTTTGCGCAGGCCCTCATCGGCATCGACCCGGTGAAGCGCAAACTGCCGTATCCGTTCAAGCTGCTGCTTTTGCTCGGCACCATGGCCTTCCACGCCTTCTTCGGGTTGACGCTCATGACGGGCTCGGGACTACTGCTCGCCGATTGGTATGGCTCCATGGGGCGCGCCTGGGGCGTCAGCGCCATTGCAGACCAACAAGCCGGCGGCGGCATTGCGTGGAGCATCGGAGAGATTCCGACCGTTATTCTGGCAATCGTGGTGGCCATCCAGTGGAGCAGAAACGATACGAAAGAGACCAAACGTCTCGACCGCAACGCCGACCGCACGCACGACGCCGAGTTGAACGATTACAACGCGATGCTGCAGCGGCTCGACAAGACGCGATGA
- a CDS encoding ATP-dependent DNA helicase, producing the protein MGIVARVGAPELSAEQKRVFDLIEGTKSHVFVTGRAGTGKSTLLNHLAWNTEKQLVISAPTGVAALNVGGQTIHSLFRLPIGVIADHDIEQGGDVRKLLNTIDTLVIDEVSMVNADLMDAMDRSLRQARQRPLEAFGGVQVVLFGDPYQLAPVPGDSDERAYFSDHYSSMWFFDAKVWREATLNIVELTEIHRQHDDQFKFMLNAVRQGMVTKEIADVLNGAGARTPPTDGTITLATRNDSVNRINAEALKRLKGPVKTAKAQVSGDFGGRAFPADENLELKAGAQVMFLRNDSDQRWVNGTVGTVTKISGSVWVEVEGEVHEVEPVSWEKYKYNYSQTSKQLTKDVVGEFTQFPLRLAWAVTIHKSQGKTYDSAIVDLGSRVFSSGQTYVALSRLTSLEGLYLTRPLRPSDIIVDANVQRFMRRG; encoded by the coding sequence GTGGGCATCGTGGCGAGGGTAGGCGCTCCCGAGCTCTCTGCTGAGCAGAAGCGTGTCTTCGACCTCATCGAGGGCACGAAGAGCCATGTCTTCGTCACGGGCCGGGCGGGTACCGGAAAATCCACCCTGCTGAACCACTTGGCGTGGAACACCGAGAAACAGCTCGTCATCTCTGCCCCGACCGGGGTCGCCGCGCTGAATGTGGGTGGGCAGACCATCCACTCGCTCTTTCGGTTGCCGATCGGCGTCATCGCCGACCACGACATCGAGCAGGGCGGCGACGTGCGCAAACTGCTCAACACCATCGACACGCTTGTCATCGACGAGGTATCGATGGTGAACGCCGACCTCATGGACGCGATGGACCGCAGCCTGCGTCAGGCGCGGCAGCGGCCCCTCGAGGCGTTCGGCGGAGTTCAGGTGGTGCTGTTCGGCGACCCCTACCAGCTCGCGCCGGTGCCGGGCGATTCCGATGAGCGGGCGTATTTCAGCGATCACTACTCGTCGATGTGGTTCTTCGACGCCAAAGTATGGCGCGAGGCGACGCTCAACATCGTCGAGCTCACCGAGATTCATCGGCAGCACGACGACCAGTTCAAGTTCATGCTGAATGCGGTGCGGCAGGGCATGGTCACCAAAGAGATCGCCGACGTTCTGAACGGCGCCGGCGCGCGAACACCGCCGACCGACGGAACGATCACTCTCGCGACGCGAAACGACTCCGTCAACCGCATCAATGCCGAAGCGCTCAAGCGGCTCAAGGGGCCCGTGAAGACGGCGAAGGCTCAGGTTTCCGGCGACTTCGGTGGTCGGGCGTTTCCGGCCGACGAGAACCTCGAGCTGAAGGCGGGCGCTCAGGTGATGTTCTTGCGCAACGACTCAGACCAGCGCTGGGTGAATGGCACGGTGGGAACCGTGACGAAGATCTCCGGTTCTGTCTGGGTCGAGGTCGAGGGTGAGGTGCACGAGGTCGAGCCCGTGAGTTGGGAAAAGTACAAGTACAACTACTCTCAGACGAGCAAGCAGCTGACCAAAGACGTGGTGGGGGAGTTCACGCAGTTTCCTCTGCGGTTGGCCTGGGCGGTGACCATCCACAAGTCTCAGGGCAAGACGTACGACTCGGCGATTGTCGACCTGGGCTCCCGGGTGTTCAGTTCGGGGCAGACCTACGTGGCGCTCAGCAGGCTCACGTCTCTCGAGGGTCTCTACCTGACGAGGCCGTTGCGCCCGTCAGACATCATCGTCGATGCGAACGTACAGAGGTTCATGCGGCGCGGTTGA
- a CDS encoding alpha/beta fold hydrolase, with product MNVILVPGFWLGAWSWSPVSAALVDAGHSVHALTLPGLESADADRSGITLADQVAAVVAAIDAVGTGGHPAADTFDHDGSVDRTAADIVLVGHSGGGPISYAAADQRPTRIARIVYVDSGPLAAGLAINPNIPEVGGEMPLPAWEFFDPDELVGLTPKLLEEFRANAIAEPSRVSKDLQAVSDPRRFDIPSTVITCTLTAAQLNDYAEQGAPFLAELTKLNALTVVELLTGHWPQFSRPDELAEAVVAAVAATA from the coding sequence ATGAACGTCATCTTGGTTCCGGGATTCTGGCTGGGCGCCTGGTCATGGTCACCGGTCTCAGCGGCACTCGTCGACGCCGGGCATTCGGTGCACGCGTTGACGTTGCCCGGGCTCGAATCGGCCGATGCCGACCGCAGCGGCATAACGCTCGCCGACCAGGTGGCGGCCGTTGTCGCCGCCATCGATGCCGTAGGCACGGGCGGGCACCCGGCGGCAGACACATTCGACCACGACGGAAGCGTCGACCGCACCGCGGCCGACATCGTTCTCGTCGGCCACAGCGGTGGCGGCCCCATCAGTTACGCGGCCGCCGACCAGCGCCCCACCCGAATCGCACGCATCGTCTACGTCGACAGCGGCCCGCTCGCCGCGGGTCTCGCCATCAATCCGAACATTCCCGAGGTCGGCGGCGAAATGCCTTTGCCGGCCTGGGAGTTCTTCGACCCCGACGAACTCGTCGGCCTCACTCCCAAGCTGCTCGAGGAGTTCAGGGCGAACGCCATCGCCGAGCCCAGCCGTGTGTCGAAAGACCTGCAGGCGGTCAGCGACCCGCGCCGCTTCGACATTCCGTCGACGGTGATCACGTGCACACTCACGGCAGCTCAGCTGAACGACTATGCCGAGCAGGGCGCACCGTTTCTCGCCGAACTGACAAAACTCAACGCTCTGACGGTCGTCGAGCTGCTCACGGGCCACTGGCCGCAGTTCTCACGGCCCGACGAGTTGGCAGAGGCCGTGGTGGCCGCGGTCGCGGCGACCGCCTGA
- a CDS encoding biliverdin-producing heme oxygenase, protein MSNVIPFSQALRERTWSGHGESEGAGFMSDLMSGRGSRDDYIALVAQHYFIYEAIESAAEKMADDPTAAPFISPKLTRLPAIREDLRFLIGDDWLEQITPLNTTARYVARINEVGERWPGGFIAHHYTRYLGDLSGGQVIRTLMQRQFGFETNGVGFYLFADIAKPREFKETYRAQLDAVGWSADERDRVIDEVIEAYRFNTELFIDLADAKAAAAA, encoded by the coding sequence GTGTCGAATGTGATCCCCTTCTCGCAGGCCCTGCGCGAGCGCACGTGGTCTGGCCACGGCGAGAGCGAAGGGGCCGGCTTCATGAGCGATCTCATGAGCGGCAGGGGGAGCCGCGACGACTACATTGCGCTCGTCGCGCAGCACTACTTCATCTACGAGGCCATCGAATCCGCGGCCGAGAAGATGGCAGACGACCCCACGGCCGCCCCGTTCATCTCGCCCAAACTCACCCGGCTGCCCGCGATTCGTGAAGACCTGCGGTTTCTGATCGGTGACGACTGGCTCGAACAGATCACCCCGCTGAACACGACGGCGCGGTACGTGGCGCGCATCAACGAGGTGGGCGAACGCTGGCCCGGCGGCTTCATCGCACACCACTACACGCGTTACCTCGGCGACCTGTCGGGTGGCCAGGTCATCCGCACTCTCATGCAGCGTCAGTTCGGGTTCGAGACCAACGGCGTGGGCTTCTACCTCTTCGCCGACATAGCGAAGCCACGCGAATTCAAAGAGACCTACCGTGCGCAACTCGACGCCGTCGGCTGGAGCGCCGACGAACGCGACCGGGTCATCGACGAGGTCATCGAGGCGTATCGTTTCAACACAGAGCTGTTCATCGACCTGGCCGACGCCAAAGCAGCGGCCGCGGCATAG
- a CDS encoding DUF2470 domain-containing protein: MTTFSADVVGAILAHMNNDHPEDNLVIVRAFGAPDAERAEMIDLDSVGATWSAWLVPEDESTQIVIPWPAGAIESRAEIRQQIVALYDSASAALGLPPRHGVE; encoded by the coding sequence ATGACCACTTTCTCTGCCGACGTCGTCGGCGCGATACTCGCGCACATGAACAACGACCACCCCGAAGACAACCTCGTCATCGTTCGCGCGTTCGGTGCTCCCGATGCCGAACGCGCCGAGATGATCGACCTCGACTCGGTGGGCGCGACCTGGAGCGCCTGGCTCGTGCCCGAAGACGAGAGCACCCAGATCGTCATCCCGTGGCCTGCCGGCGCCATAGAGTCCCGCGCTGAGATTCGGCAGCAGATCGTCGCCCTCTACGATTCGGCGAGCGCAGCCCTCGGTCTTCCGCCCCGCCACGGCGTCGAGTAA
- a CDS encoding IS481 family transposase — MSHANAALTPRHRLRIARLIIDDGWPVAHAAAQFNVSWPTAKRWADRYAAMGAAGVVDRSSRPHYSPTRTRQQLVRKIGHLRWKQRLGPVAIGAKLGMPASTVHAVLVRCRLNRLGYIDKHTGEVVRRYEHDTPGSLIHVDVTKFGNIPDGGGHRYVGRQQGRRNRAATVGIVRDARYEPRPGKEFVHTVIDDHSRVAYAEIHADETAATAVAVLQRAVSWFAVRGVTVQRVLSDNGSAYKSHLWRDTCAELGITPKKTRPYRPQTNGKIERFHRTLADGWAYKRFYPTETARRNALPAWLHEYNHHRPHTAIGSHPPISRLTNLPEQYS; from the coding sequence GTGTCTCACGCTAACGCAGCTCTCACCCCACGTCACCGTCTCCGCATCGCGCGCCTGATAATCGATGACGGCTGGCCCGTCGCTCATGCCGCGGCGCAATTCAATGTTTCCTGGCCTACGGCGAAGCGTTGGGCCGACAGATACGCGGCGATGGGCGCAGCGGGTGTCGTGGATCGTTCTTCTCGTCCGCACTACAGCCCAACCAGGACCCGGCAGCAGCTCGTGCGGAAAATTGGGCATCTGCGGTGGAAGCAGCGCCTGGGCCCGGTCGCGATCGGCGCGAAGCTCGGGATGCCAGCATCAACAGTGCACGCCGTTCTCGTGCGGTGTCGGCTGAACCGGCTCGGCTACATCGATAAACACACCGGTGAGGTCGTCCGCCGCTACGAACATGACACTCCGGGCTCGTTGATCCACGTCGATGTCACGAAGTTCGGCAACATTCCTGACGGGGGCGGGCACCGATACGTTGGCCGGCAGCAAGGTCGCCGGAACCGGGCCGCTACCGTCGGGATTGTCAGAGATGCTCGTTATGAACCCCGGCCGGGGAAAGAGTTCGTGCACACCGTGATCGATGACCACTCCCGGGTCGCGTACGCCGAGATCCACGCCGATGAAACCGCCGCCACCGCCGTGGCCGTGCTGCAGCGGGCGGTGTCCTGGTTCGCCGTCCGCGGCGTCACTGTGCAACGAGTGCTCTCCGACAACGGGTCAGCGTACAAGTCGCATCTCTGGCGCGATACCTGCGCGGAACTCGGGATCACACCGAAAAAGACCCGGCCGTACCGGCCCCAAACGAACGGGAAGATCGAACGATTCCACCGCACCCTCGCCGACGGGTGGGCCTACAAACGGTTCTACCCCACCGAAACCGCGCGCCGAAACGCCCTCCCCGCATGGCTCCATGAATACAATCACCACAGACCCCACACCGCCATCGGAAGCCACCCACCCATCAGCCGGTTAACCAACCTCCCTGAGCAGTACAGCTAG
- a CDS encoding DinB family protein, with the protein MVIVPDTKNWTWVLERACPECGFDSSATAAIDVPRLTRENAAAWPAVLKRADVAVRPDAETWSALEYGAHVRDVFRIFAGRLALMLAEDDPEFANWDQDATAVEERYNEQDPAVVAAQLVEAAESLASAFERVPDGQWGRTGRRSDGSGFTVDTLARYYIHDPVHHLFDVHR; encoded by the coding sequence ATGGTTATCGTTCCCGACACAAAAAACTGGACCTGGGTTCTCGAGCGGGCCTGCCCCGAGTGCGGCTTCGACTCCTCGGCGACGGCGGCAATCGACGTGCCGCGTCTCACTCGCGAGAACGCAGCGGCCTGGCCGGCCGTGCTCAAGCGCGCCGACGTCGCGGTGCGGCCCGACGCCGAGACCTGGTCAGCCCTCGAATACGGGGCCCACGTGCGCGACGTGTTCCGCATCTTCGCGGGACGACTCGCTCTGATGCTCGCCGAAGACGACCCCGAGTTCGCCAACTGGGATCAGGATGCGACCGCCGTCGAAGAGCGCTACAACGAGCAAGACCCGGCTGTTGTCGCAGCCCAGCTCGTCGAGGCGGCCGAGTCGCTGGCCTCGGCGTTCGAGCGTGTGCCCGATGGTCAGTGGGGCCGCACCGGGCGCCGCAGCGACGGATCCGGTTTCACCGTCGACACCTTGGCGCGCTACTACATTCACGACCCCGTGCATCACCTCTTCGACGTGCACCGCTGA
- a CDS encoding dienelactone hydrolase family protein has protein sequence MPEFIDIPSPSWPLTFGTPGNPSVVVVHDSFGRLPYLESYATALASRDFYVVVPDLFNGLATIEAEGADELRGGIDIGFALAALEDAVELGRGHGFDGAPDASIQSQSTKVGLLGFEVGGWLALRLAQSGSVDAVIAYCAGLGDDEPGIVPCPVLLNYSENGEWGVGHPADSFVSRLKEMGTPVSRHTYVGTSSFFANATLLDRLDKNAAALAFARSTYFLQEQLEE, from the coding sequence GTGCCTGAGTTCATCGACATTCCGTCGCCGAGCTGGCCACTGACCTTCGGAACACCGGGAAACCCTTCGGTAGTCGTCGTGCACGACAGCTTCGGGCGCTTGCCCTACCTCGAGTCGTACGCAACGGCACTGGCCAGTCGTGATTTCTACGTCGTCGTGCCCGACCTCTTCAACGGTCTAGCCACCATCGAGGCCGAGGGGGCCGACGAGTTGCGGGGCGGCATCGACATCGGCTTCGCGCTGGCCGCTCTCGAAGACGCCGTCGAGTTGGGGCGCGGGCACGGCTTCGACGGGGCACCCGACGCGAGCATCCAGAGTCAGAGCACGAAGGTCGGGCTTCTCGGTTTCGAGGTGGGCGGCTGGCTCGCTCTGAGGTTGGCGCAGTCGGGTTCGGTCGACGCGGTCATCGCCTACTGCGCCGGCCTCGGCGACGACGAGCCGGGCATCGTGCCCTGCCCCGTGCTGCTCAACTACAGCGAAAACGGCGAGTGGGGCGTCGGGCATCCGGCGGATTCGTTCGTGAGCCGCCTGAAGGAGATGGGCACGCCGGTCAGCCGGCACACCTACGTTGGAACCTCGAGCTTTTTCGCCAACGCCACCCTGCTCGACCGGCTCGACAAGAACGCCGCAGCTCTCGCCTTCGCCCGCTCGACTTACTTTCTGCAGGAGCAACTCGAAGAATAG
- a CDS encoding SRPBCC family protein: protein MQPKPVLFTVVGVSFSEPRFAFDVVVPRDDSTLFTGFAGVLPAVTSAENHGETYDRIGDSRTVRLSDGGTFREEIVRYVRPHSAHETTPPGEASTGYFDYDVTKFTGLLSHIVSDATARWTYAPGTTGRTRITWAYAYRPLPGRTFVVRRLIGPLWMRYMRRSMRNVLAAIVDERRADGAERESA from the coding sequence ATGCAACCGAAGCCGGTTCTGTTCACCGTCGTGGGCGTGAGCTTCTCTGAGCCACGGTTCGCCTTCGACGTGGTGGTGCCGCGCGACGACAGCACGCTCTTCACCGGATTCGCCGGGGTGCTTCCCGCCGTCACCTCAGCGGAGAATCATGGCGAGACGTACGACCGCATCGGCGATTCGCGAACGGTGCGTCTCTCAGACGGGGGCACCTTTCGCGAAGAGATCGTGCGGTACGTTCGCCCGCACAGCGCCCACGAGACAACGCCGCCCGGCGAAGCCTCGACCGGCTACTTCGACTACGACGTCACCAAATTCACGGGTCTACTGAGCCACATCGTCTCTGACGCGACGGCCCGCTGGACCTACGCGCCCGGCACCACCGGCCGCACCCGCATCACGTGGGCCTACGCCTACCGCCCTCTGCCGGGGCGCACGTTCGTCGTTCGGCGGCTGATCGGCCCGCTCTGGATGCGGTACATGCGACGATCGATGCGCAACGTACTGGCCGCCATCGTCGACGAACGCCGGGCCGACGGCGCGGAGCGCGAGAGTGCCTGA